One window of the Colletotrichum lupini chromosome 9, complete sequence genome contains the following:
- a CDS encoding fungal specific transcription factor domain-containing protein, whose translation MSSSGATGDNEPAPPQPSNLDSLSMAFPSADQACKECRRRKAKCNRAIPTCNLCVKYRRHCLYEKHARTPLTRKHLTEVEERLERAEAIITQMRALMPAQLRSGPVLPSPRNLETPAPRNDEEDFDFSKLDTPAPLEAAPLPAPLSALSAQGPDALPQCEAVHLEPSQPFQPSSLPQNHVPSSVLPTSNMRSEPQRASRIAQYKPHNDTSHRDLNLLEAHPTDDFEWDEQETLTNYSASPEAILEADLNGEVIADPIADGMASLAVSERESGYLGVASGAALLRLLEPSTPRRRTQSSSSRPSIGAGPQQQQHITNHLQTPLIAQQPDPNRHITDAMIDAYFRLYHVSYPIIHEATFRAQYAGVIPRPSGDCWLVLVYTVAAIGVYTTAANLDNLDTSLFAQARSILSFNFLEVGNLTLVQALTLISNYQQKRDKPNSGYNYLGLAVRMAMGLGLHKEFQGWNISPLNMEIRRRVWWSLCVFDVGATITFSRPSVWPYEGVEVSLPLNVDDKSLTAISKSYPPETDGITPYTAVRTQASFHIATTPIYTRVISKPLPSPDEMLRLDEDLLDPWLASVPSYFSSTSRVPPKYALAHAVMNWRYRNLRIIMYRPFVIRRALQARDRRSDDSPDNVRAFEKCLAEAKATITSISEFWQRNEHNRLGAWYALYFLFQAALIPCICLRNDPASPNARDWQEQITTTTRCIAALAPVNSSSSRCYQVIIDLCGRFLDSNDIALPVAPSATARADSTTSPSYGDNAAQPSAPEPIDESPQTQINSVLSMMWPNVPPLEAADVVMGDDAWVEFLKGGTSGDESGFQQEDLQANNLMRKDSIINVALFPSSTSSQLS comes from the exons ATGTCGTCCTCAGGTGCGACGGGTGACAATGAGCCGGCACCTCCTCAGCCGAGCAACCTTGACTCCCTCAGCATGGCCTTCCCGTCGGCTGATCAAGCATGCAAGGAGTGCCGGAGGCGGAAAGCCAAGTGCAACCGGGCGATTCCGACATGCAACTTGTGCGTGAAGTACCGCCGGCACTGCCTGTACGAGAAACACGCCCGCACCCCGTTGACAAGGAA ACACCTCACGGAAGTAGAAGAGAGGTTGGAGCGGGCCGAGGCAATCATAACACAGATGAGAGCGCTGATGCCGGCCCAGCTAAGATCGGGACCCGTGCTACCCAGTCCAAGAAACCTAGAAACACCGGCGCCGAGGAATGATGAAGAGGACTTTGACTTTTCAAAGCTTGACACCCCGGCGCCGTTGGAGGCGGCCCCCCTTCCGGCTCCTCTCTCGGCCCTCTCGGCCCAAGGGCCCGACGCGCTCCCGCAATGCGAAGCTGTCCATCTTGAGCCGTCACAGCCATTCCAACCATCATCGCTACCCCAGAATCATGTCCCGTCCTCAGTCCTACCAACCTCCAACATGAGATCCGAACCCCAGCGCGCTTCGAGAATTGCTCAATATAAACCTCACAATGACACATCGCACAGAGACCTCAACCTCCTCGAGGCTCATCCCACAGATGACTTCGAATGGGACGAGCAAGAAACCCTAACAAACTACTCGGCGTCTCCCGAGGCCATCTTAGAAGCCGACTTGAACGGCGAAGTAATCGCAGATCCCATCGCAGACGGCATGGCCTCGCTCGCCGTCAGCGAAAGGGAATCAGGCTACCTCGGCGTCGCGTCCGGCGCAGCCCTCCTCCGTCTCCTGGAACCATCAACACCGAGACGAAGAACCCAATCCTCCTCCTCACGACCAAGTATAGGCGCAGGgccccagcagcagcaacataTCACCAACCACTTACAAACCCCACTCATCGCGCAGCAGCCAGATCCCAACAGACACATCACAGACGCAATGATAGACGCCTACTTCCGCCTCTACCACGTAAGCTACCCCATCATCCACGAAGCCACCTTCAGAGCGCAGTACGCCGGCGTCATCCCCCGCCCCAGCGGCGACTGCTGGCTCGTCCTGGTCTACACCGTCGCCGCCATCGGCGTCTACACCACGGCCGCGAACCTCGACAACCTCGACACCTCGCTCTTTGCGCAGGCCCGCTCGATCCTGTCCTTCAACTTCCTCGAGGTGGGCAACCTGACGCTCGTCCAGGCGCTCACCCTCATCTCCAACTACCAGCAGAAGCGGGACAAGCCCAACTCCGGGTACAACTACCTCGGCCTGGCCGTGCGCATGGCCATGGGCCTCGGTCTGCACAAGGAATTCCAGGGGTGGAATATCTCGCCTTTGAATATGGAGATTCGACGGCGGGTATGGTGGTCGTTGTGTGTGTTCGATGTCGGGGCGACCATCACGTTCAGCAGGCCGTCCGTCTGGCCGTACGAAGgcgtcgaggtctcgttGCCATTGAACGTCGACGACAAG TCATTAACCGCCATCTCAAAATCATACCCCCCCGAAACAGACGGCATAACCCCCTACACAGCCGTCCGAACCCAAGCAAGCTTCCACATCGCCACAACGCCCATCTACACAAGGGTAATCTCAAAGCCCCTACCCTCCCCAGACGAGATGCTGCGACTAGACGAAGACCTACTTGATCCATGGCTGGCAAGCGTTCCGTCGTACTTCTCCTCCACGAGCCGCGTGCCGCCAAAGTACGCTCTCGCCCACGCCGTCATGAACTGGCGGTACAGAAACCTCCGCATCATAATGTACCGCCCCTTCGTCATCCGTCGGGCCCTACAAGCCCGCGATAGACGATCAGATGACTCGCCAGATAACGTCCGCGCTTTCGAAAAGTGTCTGGCAGAGGCCAAGGCAACCATCACCAGCATCAGCGAGTTCTGGCAACGGAACGAGCACAACCGTCTCGGTGCCTGGTATGCCTT ATACTTCTTGTTCCAAGCGGCCCTGATACCCTGCATCTGTCTCCGCAACGACCCAGCATCACCCAACGCCAGAGACTGGCAGGAACAAATCACGACCACAACACGGTGCATAGCCGCCCTCGCCCCCGTAAACTCCAGCTCATCTCGATGCTACCAAGTCATCATTGACCTCTGTGGCAGGTTTCTGGATAGCAATGATATTGCGCTGCCCGTAGCCCCCTCCGCGACGGCTCGGGCAGACTCCACAACATCTCCTAGCTATGGGGACAATGCAGCACAACCTTCGGCTCCTGAGCCCATAGATGAAAGCCCTCAGACCCAGATTAACAGCGTTCTCTCTATGATGTGGCCTAACGTACCTCCCTTAGAAGCGGCTGACGTCGTCATGGGCGACGACGCGTGGGTGGAGTTCCTGAAGGGAGGGACAAgtggtgatg AAAGCGGATTTCAGCAGGAAGACTTGCAAGCAAATAATCTGATGCGAAAAGATTCCATCATTAATGTTGCGCTCT TTCCTTCGTCGACATCAAGCCAGCTCTCATGA
- a CDS encoding lactose permease, with protein MGYPTEIFPYSLRSKGIAVELFAIYGSLIIAAFINPIGLENIGWRYYIVFCCFLVVFFVVTCVLFPETKGYSLEEIAVIFDGPQAVENFEDASESKEEKILAKGGIHDIVHKEEA; from the coding sequence ATGGGATATCCGACCGAGATTTTTCCCTACTCTCTGCGTTCCAAAGGCATCGCGGTTGAGCTATTCGCAATCTACGGGTCACTGATCATCGCGGCATTCATAAATCCCATCGGTCTAGAGAACATTGGGTGGCGTTATTACATTGTCTTCTGTTGCTTTTTGGTAGTATTCTTTGTCGTTACGTGTGTATTGTTCCCGGAGACCAAGGGGTACAGCCTGGAAGAGATTGCGGTGATTTTCGACGGGCCCCAGGCTGTGGAAAACTTTGAAGATGCTTCAGAGTCGAAGGAAGAGAAAATACTTGCCAAAGGCGGAATTCACGATATCGTACATAAGGAGGAGGCATAG